A region of the Salvelinus fontinalis isolate EN_2023a unplaced genomic scaffold, ASM2944872v1 scaffold_2373, whole genome shotgun sequence genome:
GcatgaggaggaggaaagggttTTCCCGACCCCGATCTTTGTGGACAGTCCTCCTGCTGGGGACCACCGTTTCCCGGATAGGCCTCCTAACGAGGAACTGTATTTAAAGTGAGTCTGGAAAAATGTCATATTTGAGATAGTTGTCCGTTTCCCTCCTTATCCCATGTCGTCTATTTTTAACTTAGCTAGCATAAATGTTAGAGGGCTTAGGAACCCAGTTAAAAGGGCGACAGTTTTTTCCCATTTGTCCTCCATTTGCTTCTCTGTGTGTTTTTTACAAGAAGTACATTTTAAAAGATCAAAAGGACGTGGAGAGGTTTACGCTGGAATGGGTTCAGGGAGAGTCGAGGTGGAGTGTCGGCGGGGTGCATTCTACAGGGGTTGGTGTGCTATGTGGGAATAGGGATTTAAAAATAGTAGGAAGTTTTTCGGCAGTACACGGGAGGGTTTTAATAGTAGATATCGATTGGAGGGGTAAATGTTTTAGATTTATTAACGTATATGCACCATCGACACCCAAGGAAAGGAGGGAAATGCTTAACGACCTAGACGCTGTTTTTATGACAAACAGATAGGTGTTAATAGGGGGAGATTTTAATGTATCATATGGCCGAGGTAATCTAGGAGGGCATCTTGTAAAAAGTCTAATAGGTAAATATAATTTGGTTGATATTTATAGAGTGGCGCATGCGGATGATCCAGGTTTCACTTGGGGAAAACAGCAGGGGCGCGAGGAGCGGTATAGATTATCTGTTTGTTCCGCGTGGACTCGGTGTGTCCTCTGCGCGCGTCCCTCCGGTATTCTATTCAGACCACAGTTGCCTGTCTGTGACAATAGAATTAAAAACAATTGAATTTGGAAAAGGGTATTGGAAAATTAATAACGGCATTTTACATGACAAAACTTTGAAGACAAGATTTGGGTCTTTTTTCCAGGGCTGTGTAACTATGAAACCGTTTTATTCTTCTGTCATAGAGTGGTGGGAGAGCACAAAATTAAGAATCAAGATTTTTATTCAGAATTTTTGCAAAGACAACGTACGTAATACCCACAAAGAATTTTATCAATTGCAGAATGAACTAAAAGATCTACACATCCAAGGTCATTTGAATGGTGGTGGATTAGATAAAGACAAATTGTGTATCCTGCAGAAAAAGCAGCATGCCTTTTTTGAAAAGAAAGCTCGAGACTTCATTTTTAAAAGTCACTAAGATAAATGGGAAAATGATGAAGTGCTCTGCATATTTTTTCAAACAAATTAAATCACGGGGAAAGAGGAGGACTATTACTGCTTTATTGGACCAAAATGGGGAGATGGTTGAGGATGGAGATGGCATGCTTGGTGTCGCTACACATCACTTTTCTCAGCTATTTCAAAAACAAACAATCGATTATGAGAAGGaactaattaaaaaaaaaaaaaaaatgcgtgGATGTGCAGATACCTTTTGATATTAGAGACCAAGTAAAAGGGGAATTGAAATTAGATGAAATTTATATGGCACTGAAGAGCATGAAAGATAAAAGTACCAGGAGTGGATGGGCTCTCTAAAGAGTTTTGCATAGTTTTTGGGGATTTAATTGGATGTCATCTGTTGGAAGTGTTTAGAGGTATATTTGGTTTGGGGCATATGGGAGGTTCGATGTGAGAGGGGGTAATCTCTCTACTAAGGGGTAGCCAAATTTGAACTAAAAAATGTGGAAAGGGTGCAATTATTAGCATTAGTGACTCTGGTGTCCCTTATCAAGACCAAACTTTGGGAGGCCAGATGTGGTGCGGTCAATGACACCCTCAAGTGGTCACCGACGGGATTAGTTCAATTTATAAAACAGGACATTTGGAAAAGAATACAGTTCGAAATACATAAGTGGGGCATTGTATCAGTAAAACAGAAATGGAAAGGGATTTATCCTTCACTGTAAACGTATTTAGAGCCAATTGAAATGTAGGCTAAGCCTTTGTACATATTTGATATACACTGAGGTTTATTCAGAGTTCACTTTGGTATATGTTTGTATTTATAGAattatttgtattgtttttgGAGATTGTTAGAGGCATGTTAAACTTGAATGTAATAATACTGGTCAGGTTCTGCAGAACAGCACTTTTTTGAGGAGTTTTGCTATTGTTATATTGTTACACTACTTTTTGATACTGTTTTTATGAATCCATTTTGTACAACGTAATGCACTGATTTTGTAATTGTATTTGAATgtgaaatgaaaataaaaattatttcccctcccaaaaaataaataaaataaaaatcactcatgattctttctctcctttttcaGGGGCGTAACATTAGCAGGAGACCACCGGGGACATCTATGATCGGCTGACAGTCTTGGTTAAACCACATGTATTCTAAAGCAATATTCACCTGCTTTCTTAGAGTAAGGATTCACTCCTTTGGGGACACTGCCAGTGTTCCCCTGATATCCATATGTCCCCATcggtggaggtggtggtacacACTTGTTCTGTAAAAAACATCAACACATTTTCCAAATTGTTAGTAATATTATCACAGTTAAAATACAATGGTTGTTAACTGTTTTTAATTTCATTGAATTTAAGTGTGTACCTCAGCCTTGGGCTCAGTTTTGTTAACCCATCTGTGCAGAGTTGGATCCCAGACAATCTGAGGAAGAAGATATTAGCAATGTGAAGCAAGCcgcaatagtttttttttttatccactcAATTGTCTCTACATAGAATATAGTGTTAATAACCAGTTCCTTACAGATCTGTCTTTGTCCTCAGGTAGATGAACCTCCTTCTTATTAACTCTTCCACTCCCAAAGACCCAGCTGAGCCAGCCTCCACTGTTATTGTGAACAGCAGGGGTCTTGGGCTCAGCCACCGGCCGGCTGCCATTCTGGCACTGAGGGTTGGCCTCGGAGTGGTCCGGCTTGGTGATGGACATCATAGCAGGATGCTCAACATATCGAAGTCGGACATCTGTAATAAGTGGGAGAAGTCAGGCCACTCTGCTCATGTCACCATACAGAACAATTACTAGCTGACAGGTAGAAACGTCTCGCTCTGATACTGTTACAACCCAATCTTAACCTAGACACAGTCACAGGGATAACTGGGAGGTTACTCCAGGACTCTGCGATCAACAATTGCCTGCATATTATGCGAGGGCTTACAAATTTGACCAATCACCAAACAATTTCTGCATAAAATAGTCACATCATCACAATATTATCGCATAGAACTGACCCATTAGCACAGTACAAAAAGAGGGCTCGCAATTTCAACCAATCACCGCACATTTACTGCATAATATGGTTCAATCAAGCCACACGTCAACACAGTTTTTTCCCTTGTCAGCGCATTTTTGCAACAAATTGGACAAAACAATTGCATATATTGCTATGCAAAATGTCATAATTGTTGCTCCAAAATCTAGCATATTTATCGTCAAATATCAAAAAAAATCCATGCGAAATCCTGGAGAGATTCACTGGAGTACGAAAATGtatacactcactactgtaagtcgctctggataagagagtctgctaaatgactaaaatgtcaaagtaAAATGGCGCTAAACCTGTTTTATGTAGAAAATGCATGAAAGTATTACAGATATACACTCACATGAGCCATACATTTAACCTATCACAGCTAATTCTCACGCTATCACAATGGTAATTTCTGTACTAATTAGGTAAGTTTAAGTGACCTCTTCTCTTTGAATAGAAATCCACAGGTGGAGTACATGCTCCACCATCCCATTTCCACAGTGGTGCCACCATGGGGATGATGGGAGGTGGTTGTGGATGATTGTGTCCATTCTTCACAGGGACACTGGTTGTGAGGAAGATCTCCTCCATCTCTGCAGGGACACTAGCATTTGGAACGATccactcccctccctctgtacagGGATAAGGCCTGATGTTcggaggatctcctccctctgcgcagtgatgctagctgctgggagaatcccctccctctgtgcagggatgaGGCATGATGCTCTGAGGATCTTCCTCTGCGCAGTGatagaagatgctggaagaatcccctccctctgtgacgggatgaggcctgatgctcggaggatcccctccctctgtgcagggatgaggcctgatgctcggGGGATCTCCGTCTTCTTTGCAATGATTAGAGCTGCTGGGAgaacccctccctctgtgcagggacactggctgtttggaggatcccctccctctgtgcagggacactggctgtttggaggatcccctccctctgtacagggacactggctgtttggaggatcccctccctctgtacagggacactggctgtttggagaattccctccctctgtacagggatgaggcctgatgttcggaggatctcctccctctgtgcagtGATGCAAGCTGCTGAgagaatcccctccctctgtgcagggacactggctgtttggagaatACCCTCcgtctgtgcagggacactggctgtttggaggataccCTCCCTCTGTGacgggatgaggcctgatgcttggaggatctcctccctctgcacAGCAACTTCGGCTGCTGTGATGATCTGCAGGTATAATATAGAGCATATAGTCATTCCCTAAAAAATCAACCACTGGAATCTATAACATCATtgacacatacactgagtgcattaaacattaagaacaccttctctttctGCGACATAGACtaatcaggtgaaagctataatcccttattgatgttaattGTTAAATCTTCttgtcagtgtagatgaaggggaggtggCAGGTTAAAGATAGAtttttagacaattgagacatggattgtgtatgtgtgtcattcagagggtgaatgggcaagaccaaaGATTTAAGTCActttgaacagagtatggtagtaggtgccaggtgcaccggtttgtgtcaagaactgccatgctgttgggtttttcacgctcaacagttttccctgagtatcaacaatggtccaccaccaaggGGGAGGGCAactcaataggaaggtgttcttaatgttttgttcactcagtgtagaTCAATCCCTAGCATATACTTTCATTTGTATGTTTACtgatactgtaaatacacaaatTATATTAATGTTATCTACAATATATTATAATACCGTAAGCCTCCCTGCTGCAGGGGCATTTCCTCCTACAATTTTGAGCTGATTTTCTTCACTTTAGCAATATTTTGTATCTTTGTtaattttcacatttattgtgttTGGAATGACACTGTTACTACAGAAGATGATGCTATCATAAAGTATTTGATGTAAGTATGTAGGATAATTACCCATAATGCTCACTGACTGAACATTCAAAATTACCATGGCAATTATTGACGCATTCACATGCCATCGGAAACTTGGAACCTCAGAGTTAAAATGAATGTAACTTATCAGTGTAGAGCTTCCTACTGGTTGATTCTGATACTTCACAAGTGGGTAACTTGAAATCATCATTCCATAACGAGTTCGCGAGTTAGAAATGTCAgaatttcctagttccgacttgaAGGGCCTTCTATGATGTAGGGCAGGTCAGTAACCAAATTATTTTACTGTGCCCTGTCGCACACAGACTTTTATGGTCACACAAGTTGCCACCGGTGGATTCAAAATGAGTAGCCTAACAATTATTTACATGGCCCCAGGTACATTTGCAACCAAATGATTTTTCTGTGAGAAATTAATAATAGATGCACACATAGGATAACAGTCAGCAATTGACAGTGAGCAATGAGCAAGATAAGCATAGACGGGAAGTTGACAATAGCTTATTATTAGTGTAAAtaaattgtatttctatggttgcAGTCCTCAAAGATTGAATTGCATTGAATTGAATTAATCAGATCCAATGATTTACTGCCTGTAGGGTGGGGTACTGCTAGTCATCATTATTATAATCACCATCTCAatcattatcaccataccatcatAGACTTATTCTTCTGTATCTGAGACTCATCTGACACTACCTTAGACATGGCAGTCTGCAACTCAATACACTGCCCCTGCATGGTGTTCAGCGTCCCCTGCATGTGGTTAATCGAATGCTTAACATCGTTCAGCAGGATCTGAATCTCAAGCCTGCAAGAAATCAGGCGGTTCAACATACTGAGATGACGAGAGGCTTCAGACCATGCCCATTGGACCATCTTTAGGATTCTTTCTCACTTAACACCAATCTTATTAGAAATGTAACTTTGTGCAGAAGATGTTACTATAGTGTTATTTAGAAGGAAAAAAGTGTACTTTGTCAGGTGCCAAAAGGATGACGGGATGTCTCCCTGCTCCAGTGAGCTCTGCTGGCAGGTCTTGCTCACTGTTGGAGGAACGGGAGCCAAATTAGAGGAAACATATCTATGGTTGTTCAGCAATGAAACATTCATGGCATAATAGGGATTGTCCTTCCATGTGAAAAGAATAACAGCTGGGGTTTACTTTCTCACTTTTAGATAATGTAATACAATCTTTAAACCCATCAGAAGTGTAGCACTTACCTCCATGAAAATATTGGTCCATGTTAATTATGGCTGCATTGTCCCAATGTTGACCACTAGTTCCAACTTGTGATGAGAAGGTCTTGATGAAACAATCAAGTCAACATTTTGTTAGACATTTCAGAGATAGCATTAACAATTGTACATGAGACAGTGCTTCCAGATATTGAGGTATCTTCCTTCTgagatatgtaaaaaaaaaaaaaatgtggtgTGTGTACTCACATGAAAGGCATCCATGATTCTAGATTAAGCCAATCATGTATGTGATTACCATCCTATGGGTCAGCAATGGAATGATTGCTACACAGCTTTCAGAAGACTTTATGTCTTGGGCCTGGATAAATCATTGAAATACAAGTAATATTGTGAATTTGTGATGCATAATTGCCATTATAATTTGGAATATGCCATCAAAGTTATTTGTTTTGACAGTCAAAACAAGTCAATCTTACAATTAATCACTTGAATTGAGTAACTTGAGTTGACGGAAGTAGCAACTTTATATTCTGACCTAGACACTGATTTGAGCAATGCCTAATGCATGTTATTGGCCATTGGACTGCTCAGTGAAAAACAACAAACTTTTACGATTAATCACTTGACTGGAGTAACTTGAGTTCGGAACTAAAAGATTAAAAGTAGGCTATAGCTTGACGCATATCCTTACCTTGGACAAGCGTATCCAAAAGGCCTATCCAGTCGTGCATGAAGATACCTTTAGGCAGATAAAAGCGTGGTACAGGTTGAGACACGCTCGGTTTTGTGAATCTGTAACACTGATACAAAAGCACGTTTTCATTTATAATTTACACTGTAGAATGACCTGCAAGCCAATCAGAATCTAGTTTTAAACAATACCGTGGGTTCCATGGAACGTCACAAACATATTAGGCCACTTGCGTCACAGATTACAGTCACTGAACATGGGTTTAATAGCTATATTggctatatgtacagtatatgcacaTCGTATTGAATTGAGATTACATTTACTGCACCACTGTAATTATGTAGCCTAATCCTATGAGGATCATATGTGAAATGTCTGAATCATGGCACATGA
Encoded here:
- the LOC129850858 gene encoding protein transport protein Sec16A-like isoform X2; the protein is MEEIFLTTSVPVKNGHNHPQPPPIIPMVAPLWKWDGGACTPPVDFYSKRRDVRLRYVEHPAMMSITKPDHSEANPQCQNGSRPVAEPKTPAVHNNSGGWLSWVFGSGRVNKKEVHLPEDKDRSIVWDPTLHRWVNKTEPKAENKCVPPPPPMGTYGYQGNTGSVPKGVNPYSKKAAGLWGSRYPTMHYNDGTNSKPPSHGPGLLPRQRSGLLPPSHFDLMAPMVVPPDTLPY
- the LOC129850858 gene encoding uncharacterized protein LOC129850858 isoform X1, with translation MDAFHTFSSQVGTSGQHWDNAAIINMDQYFHGVSKTCQQSSLEQGDIPSSFWHLTKSSQQPKLLCRGRRSSKHQASSRHRGRVSSKQPVSLHRRRVFSKQPVSLHRGRGFSQQLASLHRGRRSSEHQASSLYRGREFSKQPVSLYRGRGSSKQPVSLYRGRGSSKQPVSLHRGRGSSKQPVSLHRGRGSPSSSNHCKEDGDPPSIRPHPCTEGGDPPSIRPHPVTEGGDSSSIFYHCAEEDPQSIMPHPCTEGGDSPSS